A genomic segment from Haloarchaeobius salinus encodes:
- a CDS encoding YqjF family protein, producing the protein MLPLAMGWRNLLFDNYPVAPEVVDAHLPDAIDVDTYDGDAWLSVVPFTNVDVRPKGVPEGWGMALPELNLRTYVTCDGEPGVYFFNLDAQGVLGVTGARLFHHLPYYYARISLDDVDGKVRFLSRRLHPGARPAQYEATYWPTGEAFKAPDDPLARFLLERYRFYTEAPDGTVRYSNVDHEPWTLYPASVEEGTNTLFAANGFDSPDSEPVRYYSPGVDVTASRSRRWD; encoded by the coding sequence ATGCTACCACTGGCGATGGGCTGGCGGAACCTCCTCTTCGACAACTACCCCGTCGCGCCGGAGGTCGTGGACGCACACCTCCCTGACGCTATCGACGTCGACACGTACGATGGCGATGCGTGGCTCTCGGTCGTCCCCTTCACGAACGTCGACGTGCGGCCGAAGGGCGTGCCCGAGGGATGGGGGATGGCCCTCCCCGAGTTGAACCTCCGAACCTACGTCACCTGTGACGGCGAGCCGGGGGTCTACTTCTTCAACCTCGACGCACAGGGAGTTCTGGGCGTGACCGGCGCTCGGCTCTTCCATCACCTCCCGTACTACTACGCCCGTATCTCGCTGGATGACGTCGACGGCAAGGTCAGGTTCCTGAGCCGACGGCTCCACCCCGGAGCCCGGCCCGCACAGTACGAGGCGACGTACTGGCCGACGGGCGAAGCATTCAAAGCCCCCGACGACCCGCTCGCACGGTTCCTGCTCGAACGGTACCGGTTCTACACCGAGGCACCCGACGGGACGGTGCGCTACTCGAACGTCGACCACGAGCCGTGGACGCTCTATCCGGCCAGTGTCGAGGAGGGGACGAACACGCTGTTCGCCGCGAACGGCTTCGACTCCCCCGACAGCGAGCCGGTCAGGTACTACAGCCCGGGAGTGGACGTCACCGCGTCGCGGTCGAGGCGCTGGGACTGA
- a CDS encoding extracellular solute-binding protein codes for MTTGGTPRRRAFLAGVAGGTAGLAGCSGLFGAGSAVSVLAAGSLNDALENGLRERVAQRVTVEAHGSARVARLVAEGQKDPDIVAVADVALFESTLTPPWYAEFATNSVVLAYDGESPGGRRVADAGTDGWWRPLLNDDVSLGRTDPDLDPLGYRTLFALELATDHYDTGTDLRAAIPSPDQLYPETQLVSQFETGAVEAAFTYRSMAVDRGYEFVDLPAAIDLGDPGLAGQYASTSYELPGGTVVSGAPISYAATQRHESPATTTVFDALIGDGYLPEFGFAVPESYPRYTGQLPDGIAN; via the coding sequence ATGACGACTGGAGGCACACCCCGACGGCGGGCGTTTCTCGCCGGGGTGGCGGGGGGGACGGCCGGTCTCGCGGGCTGCAGCGGCCTCTTCGGTGCCGGGTCGGCAGTGTCGGTGCTCGCGGCGGGGAGCCTGAACGACGCACTGGAGAACGGGCTCCGAGAGCGAGTGGCCCAGCGCGTGACGGTCGAAGCACACGGCTCCGCCCGGGTGGCCAGACTCGTCGCTGAGGGACAGAAGGACCCCGACATCGTCGCCGTCGCGGACGTCGCGCTGTTCGAGTCGACACTCACGCCGCCGTGGTACGCGGAGTTCGCGACGAACTCGGTCGTCCTCGCCTACGACGGGGAGAGCCCCGGTGGCCGCCGCGTCGCCGACGCCGGTACGGACGGCTGGTGGCGGCCGCTGCTCAACGACGACGTCTCCCTCGGGCGGACGGACCCGGACCTGGACCCGCTGGGCTACCGCACGCTGTTCGCGCTCGAACTGGCGACCGACCACTACGATACCGGCACCGACCTCAGGGCCGCGATACCCTCCCCGGACCAGCTCTACCCGGAGACCCAGCTCGTGAGCCAGTTCGAGACCGGCGCGGTCGAGGCGGCCTTCACCTACCGGAGCATGGCGGTCGACCGTGGCTACGAGTTCGTCGACCTGCCCGCAGCTATCGACCTCGGTGACCCCGGGCTGGCCGGACAGTACGCCTCGACGAGCTACGAACTGCCCGGCGGGACGGTCGTGAGCGGTGCCCCCATCAGCTACGCGGCGACACAGCGACACGAGTCTCCGGCCACGACCACGGTGTTCGATGCACTGATCGGCGACGGCTACCTGCCCGAGTTCGGGTTCGCCGTCCCCGAATCGTATCCCCGCTACACGGGACAGCTACCGGATGGCATCGCGAACTGA
- a CDS encoding heptaprenylglyceryl phosphate synthase translates to MPLDWRGISHVTKVDPAEQLPRDLDILGGTDLVIVGGSDGVTRENSLEAIERIKSRFPDLPVFQEPYSSNHVSTETVDSADYLSVPAVYNGDRESFVTKHVDFFTEIGTRPAEVVGTGLPVVGEFIAARGREAITEISERIVGEGYVIQNLDSKAASVSGVETTYSPDEVAGAALATESFYGFPIFYIEYSGTYGGTEDVAAAAKYLDETVLLYGGGITSQRQTREVLDAGADAVVVGDCFHDDPERYLDTLP, encoded by the coding sequence ATGCCACTCGACTGGCGCGGCATCTCCCACGTCACGAAGGTCGACCCGGCGGAGCAGCTCCCGCGGGACCTCGACATCCTCGGCGGGACGGACCTCGTCATCGTCGGCGGGTCCGACGGCGTGACACGGGAGAACTCCCTCGAGGCGATCGAGCGCATCAAGTCCCGGTTTCCGGACCTGCCAGTGTTCCAGGAACCCTACAGTTCGAATCACGTCTCGACGGAGACCGTCGACTCGGCCGACTACCTCTCGGTACCCGCTGTGTACAACGGCGACCGGGAGAGCTTCGTCACGAAACACGTCGACTTCTTCACGGAGATCGGCACCAGGCCGGCGGAGGTCGTCGGAACGGGACTGCCGGTCGTCGGTGAGTTCATCGCAGCGCGTGGCCGGGAGGCGATTACGGAGATATCGGAGCGGATAGTCGGCGAGGGCTACGTCATCCAGAACCTCGACTCGAAGGCTGCGTCCGTCTCGGGCGTCGAGACGACGTACAGTCCCGACGAGGTCGCCGGGGCCGCACTCGCCACCGAGTCGTTCTACGGGTTCCCCATCTTCTACATCGAGTACTCGGGAACGTACGGCGGAACAGAGGACGTCGCGGCCGCCGCGAAGTACCTCGACGAGACGGTCCTGCTCTACGGCGGCGGCATCACGAGCCAGCGACAGACGCGGGAGGTCCTCGACGCCGGCGCGGACGCGGTCGTCGTCGGTGACTGCTTCCACGACGACCCGGAGCGATACCTCGACACGCTCCCCTGA
- a CDS encoding MgtC/SapB family protein, producing MVDPTTGPLAETIFHLLLAGGLGALIGLEREQSESGGSFAGSRTFPLIALYGALVQGFFPSTLPLAVGTLVVPLTVAYVGKIWYEGDIGLTTLVAALVTVILGALVMHSDRGATVAIVVGGAVTVLLSVKDPIHEFADRIEESERRASAKFILVVLVVLPALPDRSLDVLYGLNPRFVWLMVVFVTGLGFVAYVLGQTLGPERGIALTGIVGGFVSSTATTVSMAEKTTRNATLYHVCAFAVVTASIVMFPRVLIEIAVVNPDLLSSVALPLGAMTVVGAVAAGVLYWRTASDETVEPEELKNPFRLRPALIFGGIFAAVLLVSEYANEWFGASGVYATAFFSGLADVDAMAITLSRLAAEGAVSTEVATTGIVIAAIANTLVKAGLAWILGNRRLGRLVSIVLGVVVLSGLVFLVV from the coding sequence ATGGTCGATCCTACCACGGGTCCCCTCGCGGAGACCATCTTCCATCTCCTGCTCGCGGGCGGCCTGGGGGCACTCATCGGTCTGGAACGGGAGCAGAGCGAGTCGGGCGGGTCGTTCGCCGGGAGCCGGACGTTTCCACTGATCGCGCTGTATGGGGCGCTCGTCCAGGGGTTCTTTCCGTCCACACTCCCGCTCGCCGTTGGAACGCTCGTCGTACCGCTCACCGTCGCGTACGTCGGGAAGATCTGGTACGAGGGCGATATCGGCCTGACGACGCTCGTGGCGGCCCTCGTCACAGTCATCCTCGGTGCGCTGGTGATGCATTCCGACCGCGGGGCAACCGTCGCCATCGTCGTCGGCGGGGCCGTCACAGTACTGCTCTCCGTGAAGGACCCGATACACGAATTCGCCGACCGGATCGAGGAGAGCGAACGGCGGGCGTCGGCGAAGTTCATCCTCGTCGTCCTCGTCGTCCTCCCGGCGCTCCCCGACCGTTCGCTCGACGTCCTCTACGGACTCAACCCGAGATTCGTCTGGTTGATGGTCGTCTTCGTCACTGGGCTCGGGTTCGTGGCGTACGTGCTCGGACAAACGCTCGGTCCCGAACGAGGGATCGCTCTCACGGGGATCGTCGGGGGGTTCGTCTCGTCCACGGCAACGACGGTCTCGATGGCTGAGAAGACGACCCGGAACGCGACACTCTACCACGTCTGCGCGTTCGCGGTCGTCACCGCCTCCATCGTGATGTTCCCCCGTGTGCTCATCGAGATCGCGGTGGTCAACCCCGACCTGCTCTCGAGCGTCGCACTGCCGCTGGGAGCGATGACCGTGGTCGGTGCGGTTGCCGCCGGGGTGTTGTACTGGCGGACCGCGTCAGACGAGACGGTCGAACCGGAAGAGCTCAAGAACCCGTTTCGCCTGCGGCCGGCCCTCATCTTCGGGGGAATCTTCGCTGCCGTCTTGCTCGTCTCCGAGTACGCCAACGAGTGGTTCGGAGCGTCGGGCGTGTATGCGACCGCGTTCTTCTCCGGACTCGCGGACGTCGACGCGATGGCGATCACGTTGAGTCGACTCGCAGCCGAAGGGGCTGTCTCGACAGAGGTCGCCACGACCGGGATCGTCATCGCGGCTATCGCGAACACCCTGGTCAAAGCCGGGTTAGCGTGGATCCTCGGCAACCGCAGGTTGGGAAGGCTCGTGTCGATCGTACTCGGCGTCGTCGTCCTGAGCGGTCTGGTTTTTCTCGTCGTGTGA
- a CDS encoding efflux RND transporter permease subunit, with amino-acid sequence MKRSLTSEYADFVASRSRLVIVLLLVISAVIGAGAIVGTTAEGQIGQAGINSPEQAALDRIEATYETDDAVVAQVVIRDEGGNVLTRESLLKSLRLQQELRENESVNATLRDGTGMVGIENIVANVAYSHQQSSGSSATGDDSGNNTSMARQGQSSAPTLDQQITALESSTDEEVETYLSRILDPDTSVPGNEPTQFLPTDYEPGTTSADARTTLVFQQSPSSSTTTTESVNDAQLVISSLVEKRFDDAFVFGQGLIEAESSQAIGDTFIIITPVAIVLLLTVLTIAYRDLIDVLVSIFGVAVVLVWYAGIQGWLGIPSNSTLIAVPFLLIGLSIDYSLHVVMRYREAREGALDTDDENVDRRDPTTAMRLGIAGVVLTLATAAFSTAVGFLSNYVSPLGSIQDFAILSGVGIVAIFVVFAALVPAVKLELEQFFDRRGRDRHTPAVGVGSGRLNRVLSGTATLARRAPLVVIVLSLLLASAGAYGATSIDTEFNQADFIPQDAPSWMDSLPEPFAPGEYEVSENLAYLSDNFRQRGEGSEGQILIHGNVTAPALLTATDDVVRNTKSSGTVVIGSDGRPAIESPTSVLRAVASENQTVADAIAARDTDGDGLPDRDVAAVYDLMFNVAPEQASSVLYRAENGSYESARLTVGVQGDASAQSVARDVRDISSTIEQDAPVRATATGGPVITAVVQSALFETLVEGFAITLGVILALLISMYWWRYHAPGLGIVTLAPVLIALAWLLGTMSVLDIPFNSETVVITSLAIGLGVDYSIHVSERFVDERARYDSLAETLGTALEGTGGALLGSAVTTAAGFGVLALALSPPLQRFGIVTGLSIVYAFIACVTVLPCLLVVRERVLTRMA; translated from the coding sequence ATGAAGCGAAGCCTTACTTCTGAGTACGCAGATTTCGTCGCATCGCGGAGCAGGTTGGTTATTGTACTGTTGCTCGTCATCAGTGCCGTCATTGGTGCTGGCGCGATTGTAGGCACCACTGCGGAAGGCCAGATTGGCCAAGCCGGAATCAATTCTCCGGAACAGGCGGCGCTTGACCGTATCGAAGCGACGTACGAGACGGACGATGCAGTTGTTGCACAGGTCGTGATCAGGGACGAAGGAGGTAACGTTCTCACCCGCGAATCATTACTTAAAAGTCTACGTCTTCAGCAGGAGCTCCGAGAAAACGAATCGGTCAATGCGACACTTCGTGACGGAACGGGGATGGTCGGCATTGAGAATATCGTTGCAAACGTTGCGTACTCACACCAACAGAGCAGCGGTTCGTCAGCTACCGGCGATGATTCTGGAAACAATACGTCGATGGCAAGACAGGGTCAGTCGTCAGCACCGACACTTGACCAGCAGATCACAGCACTTGAATCCAGCACCGACGAGGAAGTGGAAACGTATCTCAGCCGAATCCTCGACCCAGACACGTCTGTTCCCGGCAACGAGCCAACTCAATTTCTACCGACGGATTACGAACCAGGGACGACGAGTGCAGACGCGAGAACGACTCTCGTCTTTCAACAGAGTCCGAGCAGTTCGACTACAACCACCGAATCGGTGAACGATGCCCAGCTGGTCATCAGCTCTCTCGTCGAGAAGCGCTTCGACGACGCGTTCGTGTTCGGGCAGGGTCTCATCGAAGCGGAATCCTCCCAGGCCATCGGCGACACGTTCATCATCATCACGCCCGTCGCAATCGTTCTCTTGCTCACCGTCCTCACGATTGCCTACCGGGACCTCATCGACGTTCTCGTGAGCATATTCGGCGTGGCCGTCGTGCTGGTGTGGTACGCTGGCATACAGGGGTGGCTCGGGATTCCGTCGAATTCGACCCTGATCGCCGTTCCGTTCTTGCTTATCGGCCTGAGTATCGATTACTCGCTCCATGTCGTCATGCGCTACCGCGAAGCCCGAGAGGGAGCGCTCGACACCGACGATGAGAACGTCGATCGACGAGATCCCACGACAGCGATGCGTCTCGGAATCGCTGGGGTCGTTCTCACCCTCGCTACCGCCGCGTTCTCGACGGCTGTCGGGTTCCTCTCGAACTACGTCAGTCCGCTGGGCTCAATTCAGGATTTCGCCATCCTGAGCGGTGTGGGAATCGTCGCCATCTTCGTCGTTTTCGCCGCGCTTGTACCAGCCGTCAAACTTGAACTCGAACAGTTTTTCGACCGCCGTGGCCGCGACCGGCATACCCCCGCCGTCGGCGTCGGTTCGGGGCGGCTGAACCGTGTTCTCTCGGGTACCGCTACGCTTGCTCGGCGAGCCCCCCTCGTCGTCATCGTTCTATCGTTACTCCTCGCCTCCGCAGGGGCGTACGGCGCGACCAGTATCGACACCGAGTTCAACCAAGCCGATTTCATCCCGCAGGATGCGCCGTCGTGGATGGATTCTCTCCCGGAACCGTTCGCACCCGGTGAATACGAGGTGAGTGAGAATCTTGCATACCTCAGCGACAATTTCCGCCAACGTGGAGAGGGATCAGAAGGTCAAATATTGATACATGGGAACGTGACCGCGCCAGCACTCCTTACCGCGACCGACGATGTGGTCCGCAATACTAAGAGCAGCGGGACAGTCGTCATCGGTTCCGATGGAAGACCAGCTATCGAAAGTCCAACATCTGTCCTTCGAGCTGTCGCTTCGGAGAATCAAACGGTTGCGGATGCAATCGCAGCCCGTGACACGGATGGTGATGGCCTCCCAGACAGAGACGTCGCGGCAGTCTATGACCTGATGTTCAATGTTGCTCCCGAACAAGCATCGTCGGTTCTCTATCGTGCCGAGAACGGGTCATACGAATCTGCCCGGCTAACTGTCGGCGTGCAGGGGGACGCCTCGGCTCAGTCGGTCGCAAGGGACGTACGAGACATCTCCTCGACCATTGAACAGGACGCCCCAGTACGAGCTACTGCAACGGGTGGTCCGGTCATCACTGCTGTCGTCCAGAGTGCTCTGTTCGAAACGCTCGTCGAAGGATTCGCTATCACCTTAGGGGTCATCCTTGCCCTTCTTATCAGTATGTACTGGTGGCGGTACCATGCACCGGGGCTGGGTATCGTGACGCTCGCACCCGTCCTAATCGCGCTCGCGTGGTTGCTCGGCACCATGTCCGTGCTCGATATCCCATTCAACAGCGAGACCGTCGTGATCACGAGTTTAGCCATTGGTCTCGGCGTGGATTACAGCATTCACGTCAGTGAGCGGTTCGTCGATGAACGCGCTCGCTACGATTCGCTCGCCGAAACGCTGGGGACAGCACTTGAGGGAACTGGTGGTGCGTTACTCGGAAGTGCGGTGACGACTGCGGCGGGCTTTGGGGTGCTCGCACTGGCGCTATCACCCCCGCTCCAACGCTTTGGCATCGTCACAGGCTTGAGTATCGTCTACGCTTTCATCGCGTGCGTGACGGTACTTCCGTGTCTGCTCGTGGTTCGGGAGCGCGTGCTCACACGAATGGCCTGA
- a CDS encoding ParA family protein: MLAYSTYSEAGGVGKTTTAANLAVAHARAGLKPLVVPLDPQDGDLSRLFGVDDQRTEPVDNVVRHMIRRPKGEFDDLVRTVEGVDIVPEHNMLSDLAEYLQREKDQAEAMGEAFGMHAQLLRVLREAGVPEKYDVLICDPPATEGPHLYNAIHATRSLVIPVEPSAKGRAAVEGLESLVAGLEEQLEVDVGVLGAIPIGFKDTRDQRTILDEIQYPIPEIIGERASMMEGCWMQQCSAYRYVREHRDRQRDYEVETLAQFDRIARHLEREVGLQAPNPPEPGDLEHEVLAP; encoded by the coding sequence ATGTTAGCGTACTCGACGTACAGCGAGGCCGGCGGGGTCGGCAAGACGACGACCGCCGCCAACCTGGCAGTGGCGCACGCTCGCGCCGGGCTAAAGCCACTCGTCGTCCCGCTCGACCCACAGGACGGCGACCTCTCCCGGCTGTTCGGCGTCGACGACCAGCGGACGGAACCGGTCGACAACGTCGTCCGGCACATGATCCGACGACCGAAAGGTGAGTTCGACGACCTCGTCAGAACCGTCGAGGGCGTCGACATCGTCCCCGAGCACAACATGCTCTCGGACCTCGCGGAGTACCTCCAGCGCGAGAAGGACCAGGCCGAGGCGATGGGCGAGGCCTTCGGGATGCACGCCCAGCTCCTCCGGGTGCTGCGCGAGGCCGGCGTCCCCGAGAAGTACGATGTCCTCATCTGTGACCCGCCGGCGACGGAGGGCCCGCACCTCTACAACGCCATCCACGCCACGCGCTCGCTCGTGATCCCCGTGGAGCCGAGCGCGAAGGGCCGTGCCGCAGTCGAAGGTCTCGAATCCCTCGTGGCGGGGCTGGAGGAGCAACTGGAGGTCGACGTCGGTGTGCTCGGTGCCATCCCCATCGGGTTCAAGGACACGCGCGACCAGCGGACCATCCTCGACGAGATCCAGTACCCGATTCCGGAGATCATCGGCGAGCGAGCGTCGATGATGGAGGGCTGCTGGATGCAGCAGTGCTCGGCGTACCGGTACGTGCGCGAGCACCGCGACCGACAGCGTGACTACGAGGTGGAGACGCTGGCCCAGTTCGACCGCATCGCCCGCCATCTGGAACGCGAGGTCGGACTGCAGGCCCCGAACCCGCCCGAACCTGGCGATCTCGAACACGAGGTGCTCGCCCCATGA
- a CDS encoding SLC13 family permease: protein MSAVVATSSWSSGWPLQILPVQLPVSLDVVVVLALIAAVFVLFFTQPVPIDATAVGLVVALVLLGEWTGVSPEQGVSGFSNPATLTVLSMFVLSEGVRRTGVIQILTRKLVAFAGDDEFRQLLATVTLSGPPGGVVSNVSVVAVLIPAIMNLARQTKTSPSKLLIPLSFASMLGGMLTVVGTITNLLASEVWVQVGGPDAQPFALLEFTQLGAIVLLVGIVYLLTVGRYLTPARIKPAESPTDAFGMTDYLTDVVVMEDSPLVGSRVGELSERDLDLDVFQIVRGNRTLTRGLGAERIETGDVLSVRADQETLQEVIEQDHLRLLPEVLEAATEEDASLPPGFSPRRHGWEPSDAEPSDSLAGDEESSEDTEEAGNETAEEAPDEEIELTEVVLLPGPWSSRRSGVTDFERDYDVTVLAIRRGDEVIRQRLREVRLQAGDVILVQARDQVLDHIARDTNVAIASGDGWEDFDRSKIPIALGILAGALGLAALDILGLMVSALTGVAAMFFTGVLTPEEAYEAIDWEVIFMVAGVIPLGIAVEASGTADLIADLVVSVSVLLPVIAVLGLFYLGTAIITEMISNSASVVLLLPIGVEVAGQLGANPFAFAMAVTFAASTPLLTPVGYQTNLMVYGPGGYKFTDFARVGAPLQLILTVVTTAGIAYFWGL, encoded by the coding sequence ATGAGTGCTGTCGTAGCCACCTCCTCTTGGAGCTCCGGATGGCCGCTACAGATACTCCCCGTGCAGCTTCCGGTGTCTCTCGACGTGGTCGTCGTACTGGCGCTCATCGCCGCGGTCTTCGTCCTCTTTTTCACCCAGCCGGTACCGATCGACGCCACCGCGGTCGGCCTCGTGGTCGCGCTCGTCCTCCTCGGCGAGTGGACCGGCGTGTCGCCGGAACAGGGGGTCTCGGGCTTCTCGAACCCCGCGACACTCACCGTCCTGTCGATGTTCGTCCTGAGCGAAGGCGTCCGACGGACCGGAGTCATTCAGATCCTCACTCGGAAACTGGTCGCGTTCGCCGGGGACGACGAGTTCCGGCAGTTGCTCGCCACGGTCACGCTCTCCGGGCCGCCCGGCGGGGTCGTCAGCAACGTCTCTGTCGTCGCCGTGTTGATACCTGCGATAATGAACCTCGCTCGGCAGACGAAAACCTCACCGTCCAAGCTCCTGATACCCCTGTCGTTCGCCTCGATGCTCGGCGGCATGCTCACCGTCGTCGGCACGATAACGAACCTCCTGGCGAGCGAGGTGTGGGTCCAGGTGGGCGGCCCCGACGCACAGCCGTTCGCGCTGCTCGAGTTCACGCAACTGGGTGCCATCGTCTTGCTCGTCGGGATCGTGTACCTGCTCACCGTCGGCCGATACCTCACGCCGGCACGGATCAAGCCGGCGGAGTCGCCAACCGACGCGTTCGGCATGACCGACTACCTCACCGATGTCGTCGTCATGGAGGACTCGCCGCTCGTCGGTTCGCGGGTCGGGGAACTGAGCGAGCGGGACCTCGATCTCGACGTGTTCCAGATCGTTCGTGGCAACCGGACGCTCACCCGCGGACTCGGAGCGGAGCGGATCGAGACCGGCGACGTTCTCTCCGTCAGGGCCGACCAGGAAACCCTCCAGGAGGTCATCGAGCAGGACCACCTGCGGCTGTTACCGGAGGTCCTGGAGGCGGCCACGGAGGAGGACGCGTCCCTGCCGCCCGGCTTCTCACCACGGCGTCATGGCTGGGAGCCGTCCGACGCGGAGCCCAGCGACTCACTCGCCGGGGACGAGGAGTCGAGCGAAGACACGGAGGAAGCCGGCAACGAGACAGCCGAGGAGGCCCCCGACGAGGAGATCGAACTCACAGAAGTCGTGCTACTGCCCGGCCCGTGGTCGAGTCGACGCAGCGGTGTCACGGACTTCGAGCGGGACTACGACGTGACAGTGCTGGCGATCCGGCGCGGCGACGAGGTGATTCGCCAGCGTCTCCGTGAGGTCCGGTTACAGGCGGGCGACGTCATCCTCGTCCAGGCGCGCGACCAGGTGTTGGACCACATCGCGAGGGATACGAACGTCGCCATCGCGAGCGGGGACGGGTGGGAGGACTTCGACCGGTCGAAGATCCCCATCGCGCTGGGGATCCTCGCCGGCGCCCTCGGACTTGCGGCACTCGACATCCTCGGGCTCATGGTGAGTGCGCTGACGGGCGTCGCGGCGATGTTCTTCACCGGCGTCCTCACACCCGAAGAGGCGTACGAGGCCATCGACTGGGAGGTGATATTCATGGTCGCGGGTGTCATCCCACTCGGTATCGCAGTCGAGGCCTCAGGCACGGCGGATCTCATCGCCGACCTCGTCGTTTCAGTCAGCGTTCTCCTCCCCGTGATTGCGGTCCTGGGTCTGTTCTACCTTGGGACGGCGATTATCACGGAGATGATCAGCAACTCCGCCAGCGTCGTGTTGCTGTTGCCGATCGGGGTCGAGGTCGCCGGTCAACTCGGCGCGAACCCCTTCGCGTTCGCCATGGCCGTGACCTTCGCCGCCAGCACACCGCTACTGACCCCCGTCGGCTACCAGACGAACCTCATGGTCTACGGACCAGGCGGGTACAAATTCACTGATTTCGCACGCGTCGGTGCCCCATTACAGTTGATCCTGACGGTCGTCACTACAGCCGGCATCGCTTATTTCTGGGGACTCTGA
- a CDS encoding ABC transporter permease, translated as MASRTESERGPDWLAVATVLGALLLCYYLVPVLSLLASQSPGTVLSRLDDPAVVGATTTSVATSAVSTAIGATFGLPLAYWLARTEGRVETLLTALVVLPLVLPPIVSGMVLLTVVGPNTLVGSLAAAGGLPLTRSFAGVVLAQTFVASPFIVVTAKAAFEGVDDQLEAASRSLGKSRATTVRRVTLPLAWPGVVAGVTLAFARAIGEFGATIMLAYYPRTMPVQIWVSFSTAGLSEAFPVAVVLLAVAVVSLVVLNLLGTNPLD; from the coding sequence ATGGCATCGCGAACTGAGTCGGAACGCGGGCCGGACTGGCTCGCCGTCGCGACCGTGCTCGGGGCGCTGTTGCTCTGCTACTACCTCGTCCCGGTGCTCTCGCTGCTCGCGAGCCAGTCACCCGGGACCGTCCTCTCGCGGCTGGACGATCCGGCGGTCGTCGGGGCGACGACGACGTCCGTCGCGACGTCGGCCGTGAGTACAGCTATCGGTGCGACGTTCGGACTCCCGCTCGCGTACTGGCTGGCACGGACCGAGGGCCGGGTCGAGACGCTGTTGACCGCGCTCGTCGTCCTGCCGCTCGTCCTGCCCCCCATCGTCAGTGGGATGGTACTGCTGACGGTCGTGGGCCCGAACACGCTCGTGGGGAGTCTGGCGGCGGCAGGTGGGCTCCCGCTCACGCGCTCGTTCGCGGGCGTGGTGCTCGCCCAGACGTTCGTCGCCTCGCCGTTCATCGTGGTCACGGCGAAGGCGGCGTTCGAAGGGGTCGACGACCAGCTGGAGGCCGCGTCCCGTTCACTCGGCAAGAGCAGGGCGACGACGGTGCGACGAGTGACGCTCCCCTTGGCATGGCCCGGCGTCGTCGCCGGGGTGACGCTGGCGTTCGCCCGGGCCATCGGCGAGTTCGGGGCGACCATCATGCTGGCGTACTACCCACGGACGATGCCGGTCCAGATCTGGGTCTCGTTCAGCACCGCGGGCCTGTCCGAGGCGTTCCCGGTCGCCGTCGTCCTCCTCGCCGTCGCGGTCGTCAGCCTCGTCGTCCTGAACCTCCTCGGCACCAACCCACTCGACTGA
- a CDS encoding DUF7521 family protein, with translation MNLSIVLLGVVKITALILGGIVSLMAYRAYNRTRIAGLQFFAIGLAVITLGTFLVGVFHHIGGASTITGMTLESVIISIGFVVMIYGLKQT, from the coding sequence ATGAACCTCTCTATCGTGTTACTCGGCGTCGTGAAGATCACTGCTCTCATTCTCGGGGGAATTGTGTCTCTGATGGCGTACAGAGCATACAATCGCACGCGAATCGCGGGCCTCCAGTTCTTTGCGATAGGATTAGCAGTCATCACACTTGGAACGTTTCTCGTCGGAGTCTTCCATCACATCGGTGGAGCGTCCACTATCACCGGGATGACTCTTGAGAGTGTGATCATCAGCATTGGATTCGTCGTGATGATCTACGGGCTCAAGCAAACGTAG
- a CDS encoding winged helix-turn-helix domain-containing protein has translation MDRWSSEELGDPGLPTVLKSLDDDKCRTILTLLAEPKSASELCEECGLSSSTVYRKLDLLRESMLVREYTEVRRDGPNVTLYERDFTDISISVTDDEFTIEVSRPKEDPEDRMATFWSAMKEDSK, from the coding sequence ATGGATCGATGGTCGTCCGAGGAACTCGGCGATCCCGGCCTCCCGACGGTATTAAAATCCCTCGACGACGATAAATGTCGAACCATACTCACGCTACTGGCTGAACCGAAATCTGCCAGCGAACTCTGTGAGGAGTGCGGTCTCTCAAGCTCGACGGTGTATCGGAAGCTCGACTTGCTCCGTGAATCGATGCTCGTCCGTGAATACACCGAGGTTCGACGTGACGGACCCAACGTGACTCTCTACGAACGCGATTTTACTGATATCTCAATTAGCGTCACCGATGACGAGTTCACGATAGAGGTATCCCGACCCAAAGAAGACCCAGAAGACCGCATGGCAACGTTCTGGTCTGCAATGAAGGAGGATTCAAAATGA